The DNA sequence ctctcactcgctctctcctcgctctcactcactctgctcgctctctccgcgctcactctctccgcgctctcgctctctccgcgctctcactctctccgcgctcactctctccgcgcactcgctctctcctcgctctcgctcactctgctcgctctctccgcgctctcactcgctctcaccgcgctctcactcgctctctccgcgctcactctctccgcgctcactctctccgcgctcactctctccacgctcactctctccatgctcactctctccgcgttctcgctctctccgcgctctcactcgctctctccgcgctttcgctctagctctctccgcgctcactctctccacgctcactctctccgtgctctcgctctctccgcgctctcactcgctctctcctcgctctcactcactctgctcgctctctccgcgctcactctctccgcgatctcgctctctccgcgctctcactctctccgcgctcactctctccgcgctctcactcgctctctccgcgctctagcTCTCGCTCACtctgcgctcactctctccgcgctctctctctcgctcactctgcgctcgctctctccgcgctcactctctccgcgctctcgctctctccgcgctctcactcgctctctccgcgctttcgctctcgctctctcaatcgctctctcctcgctctcgctcactctgctcgctctctccgcgctcactctctccgcactctcgctctctccgcgctctcactcgctcttttCACGCTCTCGCTCTCCGTGCTCTCGCTCTCGCCACGCTTACGCTCTCTCTTTCTGCACTCTCACTCGCTCCtgccacactctcgctctctccgcgctcttgcGCTGGATCACGCCACACTCGCGCTCACTCTTAACGCGCTCTCGTGCTCGCTTTCTCCATACTCGCGCTCACGCTAACtcactcgcgctcgctctctctgcgctCTTGCTTTCTCCACGCTTGGCCTCTCCGCGCTCTCGcgatccctctcgctctctccgcgtctTGCTCTTGCACTCTCTGCGCTCTTGCACTCTCTGCGCTCTCGCTCACtccgctctctcccgcgctctcgcTCTCACGATCTCCGCACTTGCTCTCTCCatgtctcgcgctcgctctctccgctctcgctctctccgcactctcgctctctctgcctctcgctgtcGCTCTCTCCGCACGCTCGTTCTCACTCGCTCCGTGCTCGATCTCGCACTCTCCGCGCGCTCGCTCTCGTTATCTCCACACGCTCACTCTCGTTCTCTCcgcgtctcgctctcgctctctccgcgctctcgctctctccgtgtcTTGCGTCACTCTCGTTTTCtccgcactcgctctcgctctctctctgcatctcactctcgctctctccacactctcgctctctcagcctctcgctatcaatctctccGCACTCTCGTTCTCACTCGCTCCGTGGTCAATCTCGCTATCTCCGCGCACTTGCTCTCACTATCTCTGCacgctcgctctcgttctctccgcGTTTtgcgctcgctctctccgcgctctcgctctctctgcaacTTGCGCTCGCTCTCGTTTTCTTCGcgatcgctcttgctctctctgcatcgcactctcgctctctctgcgctctcgctctctccacgctctcactcgctctctccgcgctcactctctccgcgctcactctctccacgctcactctctccgcgctcactctctccgcgctctcactctctccgcgctctcgctctctccgcgctttcgctcttgctctctccgcgctcactctctctgcgctctcgctctctccgcgctcactcgctctctccgcgctttcgctcttgttctctccgcgctcactctctccgcgctctcgctttctccgcgctctcactcgctctttcCACGCTCActttctccgcgctctcgctctctccgcgctcactctctccgcgctctcgctttctccgcgctcactctctccgcgctttcgctcttgctctctccgcgctcacgctctccgcgctctcgctctctccgcgctcactctccgcgctctcgctctctccgcgctctcactcgctctctccgcgctttcgctcttgctctctccggGCTCatgctctccgcgctctcgctctctccgcgctcactctctccgcgctctcactctctccgcgctctcgctctctccgcgcactcattctctccgcgctcactctctccacgctcgctctctccgcgctttcactcgctctctcctcgctctcgcactctccgcgctcactctctccgcgctctcactcgctctctccgcgctctcactctctccgcgctctcactctctccgcgctccctctctccacgctcactctctccgcgctctcgcttctccgcgctctcactctctccgcgctctcgctctctccgcgctcactctctccacgctcactctctccgcgctctcgctctccgcgctctcactcgctctctcctcgctctcgcactctccgcgctcactctctccgcgctctcactcgctctctccgcgctcactctctccgcgctctcgctctctccgcgctttcgctcttgctctctccgcgctcacgctCTCCGcgctcttgctctctccgcgctctcgctctctccgcgctcactctctccacgctcactctctccgcgctctcgctctccgcgctctcactcgctctctcctcgctctcgcactctccgcgctcactctctccgcgctctcactcgctctctccgcgctctcactctctccgcgctctcactctctccgcgctccctctctccacgctcactctctccgcgctctcgcttctccgcgctctcactctctccgcgctctcgctctctccgcgctcactctctccacgctcactctctccgcgctctcgctctctgcgctctcactcgctctctcctcgctctcgcactctccgcgctcactctctccgcgctctcactcgctctctccgcgctcactctctccgcgctctcgctctctccgcgctttcgctcttgctctctccgcgctcacgctCTCCGcgctcttgctctctccgcgctcactctctccgcgctctcactctctccgcgctctcgctctctccgcgctctcactctctccgcgctcactctctccacgctcgctctctccgcgctttcgctctcgctctctccgcgctcactctctccacgctcactctctccgcgctctcgcttctccgcgctctcactctctccgcgctctcactctctccgcgctccctctctccacgctcactctctccgcgctctcgcttctccgcgctctcactctctccgcgctctcgctctctccgcgctcactctctccacgctcactctctccgcgctctcgctctctccgcgctctcactcgctctctcctcgctctcgctcactctgctcgcactctccgcgctcactctctccgcgctctcgctcgctctctccgcgctctcactcgctctctccgcgctcactctacgcgctctcactctctccgcgctctcgctctctccgcgctttcgctcttgctctctccgcgctcactctctccgcgctctcgctctctccgcgctcactctctccgcgctctcactctctccgcgctttcgctctctccgcgctctcgctctcaccgcgctctcactctctccgcgctctcactctctccgcgctctcactctctccacgctcgctctctccgcgctttcgctctcgctctctccgcgctcactctctccacgctcactctctccacgctctcgcttctccgcgctctcactctctccgcgctctcactctctccgcgctccctctctccacgctcactctctccgcgctctcacttctccgcgctctcactctctccgcgctctcgctctctccgcgctcactctctccacgctcactctctccgcgctctcgctctctccgcgctctcactcgctctctcctcgctctcgctcactctgctcgcactctccgcgctcactctctccgcgctctcgctcgctctctccgcgctctcactcgctctctccgcgctcactctctccgcgctctcgctctctccgcgctttcgctcttgctctctccgcgctcacgctCTCCGcgctcttgctctctccgcgctcactctctccgcgctctcactctctccgcgctctcgctctctccgcgctctcactctctccgcgctcactctctccgcgctttcgctctcgctctctccgcgctcactctctccacgctcactctctccgcgctctcgcttctccgcgctctcactctctccgcgctctcactctctccgcgctccatctctccacgctcactctctccgcgctctcgcttctccgcgctctcactctctccgcgctctcgctctctccgcgctcactctctccacgctcactctctccgcgctctcgctctctccgcgctctcactcgctctctcctcgctctcgctcactctgctcgcactctccgcgctcactctctccgcgctctcgctcgctctctccgcgctctcactcgctctctccgcgctctcactctctacgcgctctcgctctctccgcgctttcgctcttgctctctccgcgctcactctctccgcgctctcgctttctccgcgctctcactcgctctctccacgctcactttctccgcgctcactctctccgcgctctcgctttctccgcgctctcactcactctctccgcgctttcgctcttgctctctccgcgctcacgctctccgcgctctcgctctctccgcgctcactctctccacgctcgctctctctgcgctttcgctctcgctctctccgcgctcactctctccacgctcgctctctccgcgctttcgctctcgctctctccgcgctcactctctccgcgctctcgctctctccgcgctctcactcgctctctccgcgctttcgctcttgcTCCCTCCGCGCTCatgctctccgcgctctcgctctctccgcgctcactctctccgcgctctcactctctccgcgctttcgctctcTCCGCGATcttgctctctcctcgctctcgctctctccgcgctcactctctccacgctcactctctccgcgctctcgcatctccgcgctctctctctctccgcgctctcactctctccgcgctccctctctccacgctcactctctccgcgctctcgctctctctgcgctctcactcgctctctcctcgctctcgctcactctgctcgcactctccgcgctcactctctccgcgctctcgctcgctctctccgcgctctcactcgctctctccgcgctcactctctccacgctcactctctccgcgctctcgctctctccgcgctctcactcgctctctcctcgctctcgctcactctgctcgctctctccgcgctcactctctccgcactctcgctctctccgcactctcactcactctctccgcgctctcactcgctctctccgcgctttcgctcttgctctctccgcgctcacgctctccgcgctctctccgcgctcactatctccgcgctcactctctccgcgctctcgctcactccgcgctctcactcgctctctcctcgctctcgctcactctgctcgctctctccgcgctcgctctctctgtgcacgctctctctctctctacacacgtgctctctctctctacgcacgctctctctctctgtgcgcacgctctctctctctgtgcacgctctctctctctgtgcatgctctatctctctgtgtgcacgctctctctctttgtgcacgcgttctctctctgtgcatggtctctctctctctgtgcacgtgctctctctctctctgtgcgcacgcgctctctctctctgtgcacgctctctctctctacacacgtgctctctctctctacgcacgcgctctctctctctgtgcatggtctctctctctcagtgcacgtgctctctctctctgtgcgcatgcgctttctctctctgtgcacgtgctctctctctctacgcacgctctctctctctctgtgcatgctctctctctctctctgtgcacgctctctctctctctctctctgtgcacactctctctctgtgcacggtcTCTCTCAATCactgcgcacgtgctctctctctctctgcgcacgctctctctctgtgcgcatgctctctctctctgtgcacgctctctctctctctgtgtgcgctctctctctctctgtgcgctctctctctctctctctgtgcatgctctctctctctctgtgcatgctctctctctctctctctgtgcacgctctctctccctgtgcacgctctctctctctacgcacatgctctccctctctgtgcacgctctctctctctgcgcacgctctctctctctctctgtgcacgctctctctctctgtgcacgcgctctctctcactctgtgcacgtgctctctctctttgcgcactctctctcactctctgtgcactctctctctctctctctgtgcatgctctctctcgctctgtgcacactctctctctctacgcacgtgctctctctctctgttcacgctctctctctgtgcacgtgctctctctctctgtgcacggtctctctctctccgtgcacgtgctctctctctctgtgcacgctctctctctctctgtgcgcgtgctctctctctgtgcgcacgcgctctctctctctctacacacatgctctctctctctgtgcacgctctcgttctctttctgtgcacgctctctctctctctgtgcacgctctctctctctctctgtgcacgctctctctctctctgtgcgcacgtgctctctctctctgtgcacgctctcgctctctctctgtgcacgcgctctctctctct is a window from the Pristiophorus japonicus isolate sPriJap1 unplaced genomic scaffold, sPriJap1.hap1 HAP1_SCAFFOLD_1028, whole genome shotgun sequence genome containing:
- the LOC139241305 gene encoding rho GTPase-activating protein gacHH-like, which gives rise to ERKRRESERGESERGEERERGESERGESKSESASAEKRERGESERGESERGE